CACAATCACTGAGCCTCCCCAACCAAGGGGCAGGCCAGGGAGGCAAAGTAGAGGTTTCTGGCTAGGCTGGGGCAGAGCAGACCCCAGACTCCACAGGAACGGACAGCTGCCCTCCCTTCCAGGTCTCTGTCACTGCAAGAGATGATGTGCCCTTCTTCGGACCCCCCCTCCCGGACCCCGCCGTGTTCAGAAAGGTGAGGGGCAGCCCCTAGTCATGGGCAAAGCAGGACAAAATGGGTGGGGGCCTGGGGGGTGCACATACATTCTGCCTTATGAGGTCCCAAAGCTGCATTGTGTGCCAGGGCAGCTGGGCTCCCCTAACTGCAACTGGGGACTGGCTTTTCTGTTCAtcttgaaaacactttttttttttttcccccacaaggTCACAGAATAAACTGCACAATTGTTTTATACTTTCCATGTAGTAGACTGGCCTTTCCtcatttctgttctctttctgaCAGTTCCAATCTCTtctttcttctaaaatgtttGGGGAGGGGCACACTTCAAGCTTGGGCTTCAGCTCTGTACACAGCTCAGCTACCCTAGACTGAAGCAGTAGGTCGAGGCCCCAACTCAGACCCTAACATCTGTGGGGTTTGCTCTCCTGAGGGCATGGGCAGCCATGAAGGGCACTGGGGCCCCTTGAAGGTACCTGGGGAGCTGAACCCAGGGAGATGCCCTTTTGGGAGTGAAGAGGGTGACCCCAGGCCCCAGCAGAGCATGGTTCAGgagctgcagcctctgcctcattGGGGTTCAGACTCTTGTTTATGTGTTCATCTGAACCTCCGTTTCTCATCTCCTCCACACTGGGGGTTTCCAGGGGCCTGAGTTCCAGGAATTTTTGCTGACAAAGCTGATCAATGCTGAATATGCCTGCTACAAGGCAGAGAAGTTTGCCAAACTGGAGGTGAGGATGGGCTGTAAGAGCTGGGTCACCCTCTTCTCACCTTCCAACCTAGAACTTCAGTCCTGTCTCTGGGAAGGGAAAAGCCATGTTCAGACCCTGGCCTTAGTGGGGACACTTGGGgctggatggattgatggatgagTAGGAGGTTGGGGAGAGGAAGCCGGAGGGATAGTGAGGAGTGCCCAGGAGATGCTGGGATGCGGGCAGGCTGATGGGGGACACCTTGGGTCTGGGTAGGGGGTGAACCTGGAGGGTGGGGACATGAAGCCAGACCTTGAAGAGGCTATGAGGGGCCCTTCATATGAGGGTCCCTGGGGGCTGCTTGAGCTGTGGAGTGGCCTGGGGGAAGGCGGTGCAGgggccctccccactccccactcatTCAGAGAAGGCGTCCCGTGCCTCAGAAAGGTGGCCGGGATTTGAACTGTGGGCCGAAGGGCTGATCCCTGGGGTCCTTCCTGACGGCCCGGGCCTGGCCCACAGGAGCGGACGCGCGCAGCCCTCCTGGAGACACTCTATGAGGAACTGCACATCCACAGCCAGTCCATGATGGGCTTGGGCGGCGACGAGGACAAGATGGAGAATGGCAGTGGGGGCGGCGGCTTCTTTGAGTCTTTCAAGGTGAAGGGCCCCAGGTCTAACTGGCCGGGGAGCAGGGATGCGGCTAGGGCGGAATCCCAGGCTGAGGCTGATGGACACGGCATGGGGGTGGAGTCTGGCAGAAGGGGCGTGGCTTAGGGGGTGGAGTCCCGGACTGGGGAGTGGCTAGAGGCGGTTGGCATTGGAGGTGGTATTTGAGAGGGGGTGTTGCTAGAGCGAAGTCCCGGACTGGGGCTCACTGACATGGTGTGGAGGTATGGCTAGAGGCTGCTCGCATGGGTGTAGAGTCTGGGAGGGGACGTGGCTGGGGGTGGAGTCAGGGGCCAGGGCTAATGGACGTGGCGTGGGGGTGTGGCTAGAGGAAGCCCTAGTCTGGGAGGAGGGCCGGGCTCGAGGTGGATTTGGGCTTTTACAATGGGCTTACACTTGTGGACATAGTCTGCCTTGAGTAGAGTTTGAGGGAGCAGCGTGTAAGGTGGGACCCTGGCTTGAGGAGGAGTaactgttggaggtggggcctaggtGGAGAATTCACCTGGGAATTCTGCTGAAGGTTGGAGGATTCTGGGAGACAGCAAGGGCTGCTGATACAAAGGCTGCCAGGTCAGCaggcagagaagagaggaagaggctcTGTCTTGactgagagaaagaaatagagttCTCAGAAGGGGTGTGTGAACCATGATCACTGGAGAGGGACCTGGCCTGTGTGACCCACCCTGCCTGTCCCTGGTTTAGCTTACTTTAAGAGCAGGGACacttcaaatctcagctctgctacttaccAGCTTGGGCATTCCGTGAgcatcagtttctttatctgttgaGTAGGGTAATGGCAACTTACCTCATACAGTTATTGTTATCTTTAAAAGAGTTAGGTTAGTACAATATAAGTTTAAAAGCaaaatgcggccgggcgcggtggctcaagcctgtaatcccagcactttgggaggccgaggcgggcggatcacgaggtcaggagatcgagaccatcctggctaacacggtgaaaccccgtctctactaaaaatacaaaaaactagccgggcgcggtggcgggcgcctgtagtcccagctactcgggaggctgaggcaggagaatggcgtaaacccgggaggcggagcttgcagtgagctgagatctggccactgcactccagcctgggtgacagagcaagactccgtctcaaaaaaaaaaaaaaaaaaaaaaagcaaaatgcaaaaccTTACCTGTCTGCCTCAGCAATTATTGTCTGAAATGAGAAGTGTGGGGAGTGGAGTAGTTCCTGGACAGGGTCTGGACTCACCCAGGCTACAGGGCCCCAGATGGTAGCCTTTTTGCCACCGTCTCCACCCACCTGCCCATCTTCCAGGTGCCTGGCCAGCTGGTCACACCTCACCCTCAACCCAGggcaggtcacacagctggagaTATGGGTTGGAATAAGGGAATTAGTCCAGCTGCCCAGGCCTGCCCAGGAACTGAGGGGAATAGATCATCTTTGAGAAAGAGGCTTGGAGACTGGAGACAGGACAGATGGGGTCAATATGGACCTGGGGTGTCTCCTTTGAGGAGGGCTCCAATGGTCCCACATCTGGTAGGTGCTGGACGGTGGACCTAGATTAGGTCAAATAATTTCTCAGAAGCAGCAGAGTCCACAGTTGAGGGCATGGGTCCTGGCATGCTGGGCTCGCCCCTGCCTCAGTTCCATCATGTGTGACATGGGCATGATTGCTAGTCCCCTTCTTGCAGGGGGATCCAGTGACAGAGTGATTGTAAAGCACTGGTCCCACAGCAAACATTTGGTATAGATTGGTCTGAAAAAAGCAGGGAAGGAGGGtgtgagggaagaaaagaaagaagaccgGAGAGCTCTAAGAGGCCTCAACAGGAATGAAACTCGGGTGTCAAGAGGGCTCTCTGTGCACTCAGTATCTTCTGCAGTCCTTACGCAGCCACATGAGGACACTCAGCACAGAGCAGCCTGTGTGTCCCAGAGACTGAGAGAAGTGAAGTCGTGTCCCCCAGGCCACCCGGCAAGTTGGTGGCAGAGCCAAGACCTGAGCTACCCTTAGGCAGGCCCCATACGTACCTGCTTCTCATGTGACGCACAGGGAAATTGAGGCCTGGCCCCACCTCCCTCTGTTGCCCTGCTGTCCACGTGCCCAGGGGAAGGGATTTCCAGGGCTCACCCAGAGTGGCATTGCCGGGGAGGGACCAGATGCCTGGGCTCCTGGGTTTCCCCAAGGGGACGGCCCTTAGGAATCCTGTGCCTCCTCCACCGCCACCCGCTTCACAGAGGGTCATCCGGAGCCGCAGCCAGTCCATGGATGCCATGGGGCTGAGCAACAAGAAGCCCAACACTGTGTCCACCAGCCACAGCGGGAGCTTCGCGCCCAACAACCCCGACCTGGCCAAGGCAGCTGGAATAGTGAGTGCCCTCCCCGTGCCCAGGCCCCTGTCCCTCCCTGAGGGGGGCCCTCagctctcctctgcctcctgaggcCTGGCCCCCCTCTCTCTGTTGCCCTGCTGCCCACGTGCCCATCCTAGGCTCTGGATTTGGTCTAGCCACTGCTTTCCTTGGGAGGGGGGTGAAGTGCCCAGGCCAGGACACTGCGGTGCTGACAGCTTGCAGCCTGCGGCCCCTTCCCAAGCTCCTTGGCCCtcccctcctcctggcccctgatACATTGAGGTGTGACTTTCCGCAGGTCAGCCCTGGGGCAGCCTCTGTGTCTCATTCCTTATTGAGTATCTATTATCTGTTTGCTGGGGACTGGGCTGCTGTGTGGGCACCTACTGTCAAGCCTTGGGTTTCTgtgggcacctactgtgtgtcaggctgTGGGCACCCACTGTGTGTCAGGCCCTGGGCTGCTGTGTGGACGTGCACTCTGTGAGCATCTACTGTGGGCCCGGCCCTGAGTACCTGTGAGCACCCACTGTGTGTCAGGTCCTGGGCTGCTGTGTGGGCATCGACTCTGTGAGCACCCACTGTGTGTCAGGTCCTGGGCTGCTGTGTGGGCATCGACTCTGTGAGCGCCTACTGTGTGCACAGCCCTGGGCTGCTGTGTGAGAACCTACTCTGTGTCAGAAAATGGACTGCTGTATGAGCACATTGTGTGTGCTAAGCCCTAGATGTCagtgaacacctactgtgtgtcaggaaGTGAGCTATTGTATGGGTACTTTTTCTGTGAGCACCTCCTACTGTGTGTCCGCAGCAGCCAGGGCCTCTGTGGTGTGGCTGCCTATTGTGTGTCAGGAATCTGGCTTCTGTGTGAGCATCTCCAGAGGGAGCACCTCCTGTGTGATCACTGACCGTTGTCCAGGTTCTGGGATTCTGCTGCTCACACTCGGGAGTGCTGGGCACATGGATGAATACGGCCTATGGCTGTGGGCCTCACTGCTGTCCACTGCCTAGTGGCCACCCCAGGACACTGCACCCACTGCTGTGCTcttcacccatctatccatccatccacctacccacccatccacccacccacccatccatccatccatccatccatccatccatccactcactcatccacccatccacccatccatccatccatccatctccattcatccatccatccatccatccatccatccattcatccatccactcacccatccacccatccatccacccatccatccatccatccccatccatccatccatccatccatccatccactcactcatccacccatccatccatctccatccatccatccatccatccatccatccatccactcactcatccacccatccatccatccatctccatccatccatccatccactcactcatccacccatccatccatccatctccatccatccacccatccatccatccatccatctccatccatccatccatccatccatccatccatccatccatccatccatcctttatTGACTGTCTACTGCATGCCAAGCCCTGCGCTCAGTGCTGTGAGGCTATGTCACATGGCAGGAGGGAATTCTCCCAACCTCTGCTGTCCAGCAGTCACCAAGCACACTGTCATGTGAGAAGCAGGCCCAACCTCCCCCCAACCTAGTTTTATCaacccctcccttcctctccaccAGAGTGACCCAGCCTCCTATGGGTGGCCGAGAGGGGCCCCAGGGACAGGACCAGGCCAGCAGCACCCACCATGGCAGTAATTGGAcccatttctgttttgtttttgcacaattctccctctctctgtgtttCCTCCTTTCATTCCACTCTCTCTCCTTGTTTTTTtgttccctcctcccttccctctccccctcctgTGGCCTCTCTGCCctttggctctctgtttctccttccttcttgcccCTGTCTTTTTtgctccctctcctccttcccttttctgcTCTTCTCACCCTCGCCTTTTCCTTTCGGCCTTCCCCTGTCTTCCTTCTCCGTCTCTGACCTTCCCTGGGCCTGTCTCTGTGTCCTTGCGTCCCTGTCTCTCTGGATTTCCTTCTGTGCCTGTCTGGTGTGCCCTCGCTGGTTCACGCGTGTCCCTGTCTCCGGGTAACGGTCTAtctgtccatctctctccctgtctcacCTGTCCTCTGTCTCTCCTTATGCTTCTCGCCTTCCCTTCCCCTGGCCCTATCTCTCCCATTGCCTCCCTATCTCTCCCGTTGCCTCCTGCGCCATTCTCGTCCGTTTTCTGTctgtcttcctcctttccctgcctctcctcctctctttgtCTCCCTCCTACCATCTCTTTCGCTCTCTgactctttctctgtctctctctctctgccctcgCCCTCTGCTGCTTGCCAGTCATTGCTTATTCCTGGGAAAAGTGCGAGTAGATTCGGACGCCGGGGCAGTGCCATAGGCATAGGAACCGTGGAAGAGGTTGTCGTCCGCGGGGCCGCCGGCTCTGGAGGCTGCCTGCACGCGCTGTTCTCTGCTCGCTCTCAGGACGGAGGCCATATTGGGGACGTTGCCCCTCTGCCCCCGGGACAGGCCCCAGGGCGTGCGGGATGGAGTGGCGGCAGCTCCGATGGCACTCAGCACCTGCTTTGGGGCCTGGTACCTGTGCCAGAGCCAGTGCCCCTCACCAGGGGCTTCTGGCCCTGCCTTGGCCCCTGGGACCCTGGCCCAGTCCCTGCCAGGATCCGGTACCCAAAGGCCCTACACCCAGCCGCACGTCCCCCAATATCGCCGGTCTGCATGGAGCGCCATCCCTCTCCTCTGCCCTGACTCCTCCTCCCCGCCACGAACTGGCCTGGGGTCCTACCCCTTCctgcctccagagaagctgggggCAGGCTTCTGGGGCCTGGGGCATCCCAGCACAGTGTGTGGGAAGCTGGGGGGGGGTCTTCCAGCTACTGGGCCAGAACCTCCCCCACCCAATTTGGAGGTTCCAGGAAGGGGCCCCAGCTGGCACGGGGTGGGGCTTGGGTTGCTACACCACGCTCTGACCACCGCCCTTAGGCTGCAGATCCCGCAGAGCCCTGCGGGGCAGGGAGCCGTAGCCATTCTGAGGACTcggcctcctcccaccccagccccctcAGGACCCTGCCCTAATCCTGGGCCTGTGTTGGCGGTCCTGCTGTGTGAGCTTGGGAGAGCCCCTTGCCCTCCTGGGGACTGTTTCCCTTTCTGTGAACTGGGAGGCCTATCTGGGGATGAATATCTTCTCTCGTTCTTTCTTGCTCACCAACTCTGCTTCAGGGCCTGGGGCAGCAAGGTCCCCAAAGGGGATGTTGGGGGGCACTGGGGCTCCCAGGGAAGGTGGCACTGAGTTGGGGCCTCTCCTCACAGTCACTGATTGTCCCTGGGAAGAGCCCCACGAGGAAGAAGTCGGGCCCGTTCGGCTCCCGCCGCAGCAGCGCCATTGGCATTGAGAACATACAGGAGGTGCAGGAGAAGAGGTGGGTGAGGGGGGGACAGTGCCCCGTTCCCCTGCACCCCCATCCCTGATCCCCATTCGGTGGCAAAGCAGAGCAGGCAGAAGGGAGTGCCCgcccctctgcctctctgtccccACTAGTGACAGCTGTGTGGTCAAGTCTCTGCTGTGTGTCGGGCACCAGGGCCAGCACGTCACCTAACGTGCCACATGCAGATCAAGAAGCCGTAGGTCAGAGGGGTCAAGGGGcttgcccaggtcacacagccagtgatgggcagagctgggatctgagcCCTGATCTGTCTAGGGCCAGCACCCATGCTCTTCCCACGGCCCCAGTGCATGTGGGAGGGCGTAGTGCTGATGTTTGGGGTGGCCACAGATGGGCCTGGGGGTGAGCGAGTGTGGGCAGCATGAGGGCAGTGAGCCCAGGCCAGCAGCAGGGCTGCCCCCGGAATTCCGAGGCTAGCTCCTGGGTGTGAGTACTGCCTCCGTGGTACTAACCacgtgtgaccttgggtgagtcactGAGCTCCTCTGAGCCTTACTGTCCCAACCTGGAAAAGGGACAAGAACACAACCCATGGCATGGGGCTGCTGTGGGGACCTGGGGCGCTGCATGTGAGGCCGGGGCCAGGCCCCCTGAGAGGGCTCCAGGAGGGGAGCGGGCATTGTCCTTGCTGCTGCCAGAGCTCCACGTGCTGTGAGTCCTGGGTTCAGGTCTTGGCACTGCCACGTCCTAGCTGTGCGTCCCTGGGCAGGTTCCTTATCCATAATGGGACAGCTGTACCTGCTCCTGTGGAGAGGACGTGGGAGGAGTCCCATCCCTGTCCCATACAGCCCCGTCAGTGCCAACCCCATCACTGGCCAGGCTCGCCAGGGAGCCCACAAGACTGCTCCAGGGCTGGCCCTGAGGATAGGGGTGTGGGTATGAGGCAGGAGGCACCGTGACCCCCCTCACCGCCTGGGCCTCATGCTACCCCTGATGCCGGGCCCGGAGCTGAATCCCCCCGCTGCCCCCGTGTGCCCTGCAGGGAGAGCCCTCCGGCTGGTCAGAAGACCCCAGACAGCGGGCACGTCTCACAGGAGCCCAAGTCGGAGAACTCATCCACTCAGAGCTCCCCAGAGATGCCCACGACCAAGAACAGGTTGGGGCTCAGGGCACGTGGGGCTTGGGGGCTTGGGAGTGGTGAACcgtccttcccctcccctgcctgggCCCGGGACAGCCCAGGAGCCTTGACTCTGCCACAGCAGGGTGTCAGGGGGGCCTGGGCATTCTCTGGGGCCCTCCTTTGACATATACCCACCGAACGCTTTGTGCACGCCCAGCCCCGCGCCCGGCTCTGGGGCACAGAAGTGCCCTGCACATAGGTCCCCGCCTCACGGCCGCAGGTCCACTAAAACATGGCCTCATAAGCTGTTTCCAGATCATGGTGATAGGAGGAACCCGAAGCAGGGTTGGGGGGGATGAAGAAGGACTGGGGGCAGGGGTGCTTTAGATGGGTCCTCAGGGGAGACACCTCCATGGGGTGACATTTGAATTGGGAATGGAGCCAGCCCTGCTAGGACTGGCACGGCAGAGAGAAGAGCATTCAGGTGAGGAGCTCGGCCAGTGCAGAGGCCTGGGGCACACTCCAGGGACAGAAAGAAGggtggccgggagtggtggcgtatgcctggagtccacctacctgggaggctgaagcaggaggatggttttagcccaagagtttgaggcggcagtgagctatgatcatgcttgTGAATAACTactgcaactgcactccagcctggacatcatagcaagactctatcactttaaaaaaaaaaaaaaaaaagagtacctgAGGGGCTGGGCCCAGACAGACATTGTGACATTGTGCTggatggtggcaggaaggaggttGGAGAGGGGGGCAGACACTGGCTTATAGCTTAGCAGGCTGTAAAAgagctttgtcctttttttttccttttctttctttttttttttttttgagacagagtctcgctctgtcaccaggctggagtgcagtggcataatctcaactcactgcaagctccgcctcctgggttcttgccattctcctgcctcagactcccgagtagctgggactacgggcacccaccaccatgcccagctaatttttgtatttttagtagagacggggtttcaccgtgttagccaggatggtctcgatctcctgaccttgtgatccgcctgccttggcctcccaaagtgctgggattacaggcatgagccaccgcgcctggcctaagagCTTTGACTTTTATCCTAAGTGTGACAGGAAGCCTTGGGAGGATTTTAATCATGAGGGTGATGCTTCAAGAAGCTGACCGAGGTTGCTCTCTGGAGAAgaggctggagtggggtgggATGGAAGCAGAGAGGCCAGTGAGGAAGCTGTCCCTGCATTTGGTGTCCGTTGCCTGAGTTGCCTCTGTGTTGGGTTCTGTGGGGATCGAGAGGACTCAGCCCAGGCTAAAGAGCCGAGTAGGCAAACAGAGAGGAAAGgatggcaggggcaggggagaCACGGTATGCAGGAGCCAGCGTGGGGAGGGTCATTCTCACCTTGGGAGGAGGAATCGGAGAAGGACTCCTGGAGCTGGAGCCCTAGGCTGATTTTTGAAAGGCACATTTGCTTTTCGGGATTTGAGAGGACTGAGACTCCAGGCAGGAGGCGCGGAGGCCCTGAGCATGAAAACCTTGTGGGGTTAAGAGAGTAGACTGTGGAGTTGCCTGGACCTCATCCACTGCCCTCCCACCTGTGCTGAGTGACCCTGGGCTGTGTGCCTGCCCCCTCTATGCCTGGCATCTCCTCATCTGGAAGATGGGTATAATAATCATAGTGATAAGATAATTCGGGTAAAGGCACGTAGAGCAGTGCCTAGCGCAGAGTGGACGTGCAGCCGATGACGTTAGTGTCACTAATCGCTGCTGTTTTTGAACATCAGGCCAAGGACATTGTGCTTTACCTGGGGAAATGGGGAACCAGGAGAGGGTTTTGAGCAGGGGAGGGACATGGTCAGATTTATGGATTAGGAAGGACAGCGGGGGTaggaggaggctgcagggggAGTCTGGGGGGCTCAGAGGCCCAAGGATCTGTAAGGGGTCCCCAAAGGTGCTTGGCTGCTACAGGCTGGGCCTCCCGGGTTGGGGAGGGCAAGGGAGTGAGGGCCTGGCCCAGGAGGGGCTCGGGGTGGACACCGGCTAATGGGGCGCTGTCTGTGGTAGAGCGGAGACCGCCACGCAGAGAGCAGAGGCGCTCAAGGACTTCTCCCGCTCCTCATCCAGTGCCAGCAGCTTCGCCAGCGTGGTGGAGGAGACGGAGGGTGTGGACGGAGAGGACACAGGCCTGGTGAGAGGCTCAGGGGGTCGGGGGCTCCACAGGAGCTTGGAAGGGGGCTCCTTGCTGCCTGGAGATGCCCTGAGTAGAACCACGAGCCTGGGCGTGGCTGAGATGTGATCAGGGGACCCGGCCCAAAGGCGCAGTGCAGACGAACCCTCCCCTGCTCAGAAgccttccatggctccccagcACTGTCCACAGAAAGCTCAGTTTCTGGAGCTCTTGGAGATCTGGTCACTCCCTTCTTCTCTAGtctcctctctcaccacttcagACATTCTGGACTCCCTTGTGGCCCCCCAAGCCTCCCAGGCTCACTGCACCCCTGGCCCTTTGCACGTGTGCCATCTCTTCTGTCTGGAACACTCTTCTGCCGCCGCCTCCTTTCTTTGCGAGGCTGGCTCTGACTCATCCTTCTTGACTGAGTCTCACACACCTCCTTTTGAAAGCCTTCCCTGATTTCCTAGTCTCAGGGTAGGTTAGGAACCCGCTTTGCATTCTCACAGTCCCTGGGCTTTGCCCGGAACACCCTTTGTCATTCTTCATTCTGTAAACCATCAGTGGGCCCCTGTTCCTTGCCAAGCACTGCCCCAGATACAACAGGTGCAGCTGGAAACGGTGCCGACCCAGGCCCTGCCCGCTGCGGCACAGAGTCTAGAATTACAATGGTCTCTTCACAgcctgccttgcctcccagaTACCAGGCTCCTGAGGGCAGGGCCCATGCCTGATTTATGTCAGTGGCAAGCCCTGGAGAACATCAGTGaatgttggttgaatgaatgagtggcaGTGGGTGGTGTGTGCCCGGGTCTTTGCCTGCCCTGACTCTCTCCTCCTGTGATCTCCCTGGGGCAGACATGGCTAGGCCCGTCCTCTTTGCAGGGGGTACAGGTGGGGGATTGTAGAgtgcagagagggagaggggctGGGAGGGAGCCCTAGCCAGTGCCAAGGGCATGGGCtaacctccctccctctctccaccccctccccaggaGAGCGTGTCGTCCTCAGGAACACCTCACAAGCGGGACTCCTTCATCTATAGCACGTGGCTGGAGGACAGTGTCAGCACCACTAGTGGGGGCAGCTCCCCAGGTATCAGGACAGGGCAGCTTCCCCACGAAGCAGGGCTACCCTTGGGGTAGGAGGGGGACAGGGCTGGGTACCAGGTCCCATGCCCCACACAGTCGGTGTGTGATGTGACTGCCCCTGCCTTGGAGGACAGCGGGCAGGTCATTGTCCAGCTTAGGGTGGCTGGGCGGATTGGAGGGCTGGTTTCTTCTGGAAGGGTCTCGGAGGATGATGGGGGATGGCAAGGAAGAAAGTTAAGGGTGGGGTTGGAGCGCACTGGTGCCGACCGCCCACCTGTGCCCCCGTCTCCCTGGTGCCTCCCCGCGGCCAGTGAGGTGGCTCCCTCCTGCCCCCCTCCCCAGGCCCCTCTCGATCACCCCACCCAGACGCCGGCAAGTTGGGGGACCCTGCATGTCCCGAGATCAAGATCCAGCTGGAAGCATCTGAGCAGCACATGCCCCAGCTGGTACGTGCAGCCTCCTGGGGCTGGTGCTGAGGGAGCCGTACCCGGGAGGGGATGAGCTGGCGGGGAGGCTGGGAGCTGAGGCTGGACCAAGAGGTCCCCCCAGGCCAGGAGGGGTGGGGCTCGCCCGGCCTGGACACAGCCAGTGACTTTGCACACCTGTGTCTCCCGCCCCGTTGCCTCTCCCGTCTTGCCGCCTGCCTCACCACCACTGTCTGCAGGGCTGTTAGCCGGGCCACCCCCTCTGAAGGTGAAGCTGAGCAGGTTAGAC
This DNA window, taken from Macaca mulatta isolate MMU2019108-1 chromosome 1, T2T-MMU8v2.0, whole genome shotgun sequence, encodes the following:
- the RAP1GAP gene encoding rap1 GTPase-activating protein 1 isoform X25, with translation MIEKMQGSRMDEQRCSFPPPLKTEEDYIPYPSVHEVLGREGPFPLILLPQFGGYWIEGTNHEITSIPETEPLQSPTTKVKLECNPTARIYRKHFLGKEHFNYYSLDTALGHLVFSLKYDVIGDQEHLRLLLRTKCRTYHDVIPISCLTEFPNVVQMAKLVCEDVNVDRFYPVLYPKASRLIVTFDEHVISNNFKFGVIYQKLGQTSEEELFSTNEESPAFVEFLEFLGQKVKLQDFKGFRGGLDVTHGQTGTESVYCNFRNKEIMFHVSTKLPYTEGDAQQDENTPFVPDMIASNFLHAYVVVQAEGGGPDGPLYKVSVTARDDVPFFGPPLPDPAVFRKGPEFQEFLLTKLINAEYACYKAEKFAKLEERTRAALLETLYEELHIHSQSMMGLGGDEDKMENGSGGGGFFESFKRVIRSRSQSMDAMGLSNKKPNTVSTSHSGSFAPNNPDLAKAAGISLLIPGKSASRFGRRGSAIGIGTVEESLIVPGKSPTRKKSGPFGSRRSSAIGIENIQEVQEKRESPPAGQKTPDSGHVSQEPKSENSSTQSSPEMPTTKNRAETATQRAEALKDFSRSSSSASSFASVVEETEGVDGEDTGLESVSSSGTPHKRDSFIYSTWLEDSVSTTSGGSSPGPSRSPHPDAGKLGDPACPEIKIQLEASEQHMPQLGC
- the RAP1GAP gene encoding rap1 GTPase-activating protein 1 isoform X10, with translation MIEKMQGSRMDEQRCSFPPPLKTEEDYIPYPSVHEVLGREGPFPLILLPQFGGYWIEGTNHEITSIPETEPLQSPTTKVKLECNPTARIYRKHFLGKEHFNYYSLDTALGHLVFSLKYDVIGDQEHLRLLLRTKCRTYHDVIPISCLTEFPNVVQMAKLVCEDVNVDRFYPVLYPKASRLIVTFDEHVISNNFKFGVIYQKLGQTSEEELFSTNEESPAFVEFLEFLGQKVKLQDFKGFRGGLDVTHGQTGTESVYCNFRNKEIMFHVSTKLPYTEGDAQQLQRKRHIGNDIVAVVFQDENTPFVPDMIASNFLHAYVVVQAEGGGPDGPLYKVSVTARDDVPFFGPPLPDPAVFRKGPEFQEFLLTKLINAEYACYKAEKFAKLEERTRAALLETLYEELHIHSQSMMGLGGDEDKMENGSGGGGFFESFKRVIRSRSQSMDAMGLSNKKPNTVSTSHSGSFAPNNPDLAKAAGISLLIPGKSASRFGRRGSAIGIGTVEEVVVRGAAGSGGCLHALFSARSQDGGHIGDVAPLPPGQAPGRAGWSGGSSDGTQHLLWGLSLIVPGKSPTRKKSGPFGSRRSSAIGIENIQEVQEKRESPPAGQKTPDSGHVSQEPKSENSSTQSSPEMPTTKNRAETATQRAEALKDFSRSSSSASSFASVVEETEGVDGEDTGLESVSSSGTPHKRDSFIYSTWLEDSVSTTSGGSSPDAGKLGDPACPEIKIQLEASEQHMPQLGC
- the RAP1GAP gene encoding rap1 GTPase-activating protein 1 isoform X34; the protein is MIEKMQGSRMDEQRCSFPPPLKTEEDYIPYPSVHEVLGREGPFPLILLPQFGGYWIEGTNHEITSIPETEPLQSPTTKVKLECNPTARIYRKHFLGKEHFNYYSLDTALGHLVFSLKYDVIGDQEHLRLLLRTKCRTYHDVIPISCLTEFPNVVQMAKLVCEDVNVDRFYPVLYPKASRLIVTFDEHVISNNFKFGVIYQKLGQTSEEELFSTNEESPAFVEFLEFLGQKVKLQDFKGFRGGLDVTHGQTGTESVYCNFRNKEIMFHVSTKLPYTEGDAQQLQRKRHIGNDIVAVVFQDENTPFVPDMIASNFLHAYVVVQAEGGGPDGPLYKVSVTARDDVPFFGPPLPDPAVFRKGPEFQEFLLTKLINAEYACYKAEKFAKLEERTRAALLETLYEELHIHSQSMMGLGGDEDKMENGSGGGGFFESFKRVIRSRSQSMDAMGLSNKKPNTVSTSHSGSFAPNNPDLAKAAGISLLIPGKSASRFGRRGSAIGIGTVEESLIVPGKSPTRKKSGPFGSRRSSAIGIENIQEVQEKRESPPAGQKTPDSGHVSQEPKSENSSTQSSPEMPTTKNRAETATQRAEALKDFSRSSSSASSFASVVEETEGVDGEDTGLESVSSSGTPHKRDSFIYSTWLEDSVSTTSGGSSPGPSRSPHPDAGKLGDPACPEIKIQLEASEQHMPQLVRAASWG
- the RAP1GAP gene encoding rap1 GTPase-activating protein 1 isoform X27 → MIEKMQGSRMDEQRCSFPPPLKTEEDYIPYPSVHEVLGREGPFPLILLPQFGGYWIEGTNHEITSIPETEPLQSPTTKVKLECNPTARIYRKHFLGKEHFNYYSLDTALGHLVFSLKYDVIGDQEHLRLLLRTKCRTYHDVIPISCLTEFPNVVQMAKLVCEDVNVDRFYPVLYPKASRLIVTFDEHVISNNFKFGVIYQKLGQTSEEELFSTNEESPAFVEFLEFLGQKVKLQDFKGFRGGLDVTHGQTGTESVYCNFRNKEIMFHVSTKLPYTEGDAQQDENTPFVPDMIASNFLHAYVVVQAEGGGPDGPLYKVSVTARDDVPFFGPPLPDPAVFRKGPEFQEFLLTKLINAEYACYKAEKFAKLEERTRAALLETLYEELHIHSQSMMGLGGDEDKMENGSGGGGFFESFKRVIRSRSQSMDAMGLSNKKPNTVSTSHSGSFAPNNPDLAKAAGISLIVPGKSPTRKKSGPFGSRRSSAIGIENIQEVQEKRESPPAGQKTPDSGHVSQEPKSENSSTQSSPEMPTTKNRAETATQRAEALKDFSRSSSSASSFASVVEETEGVDGEDTGLESVSSSGTPHKRDSFIYSTWLEDSVSTTSGGSSPGPSRSPHPDAGKLGDPACPEIKIQLEASEQHMPQLGC